Proteins encoded by one window of Candidatus Odinarchaeum yellowstonii:
- a CDS encoding glycerate kinase yields MKIKNKDEIIDSALTEKHKKDRRVILDIVEDALTSVHPRNLLADKIFVEREYIKIAGVKIDKNKFNTVHVVGGGKGSGYLAEALEEKLGEYIDNGVVAVLSGTAKYFKTSKIKIIEASHPIPDERCIQAAESILRIVKEADEKDLIICLLTGGASALLTYPVREVSLKDIQQTHRVLLSSGANIVEMNAIKKHLSNLAGGRLAQHAYPRKLISLIISDVVGDRVDTISAGPTAPDQTTFKDCLHILEKYSIKDKLPTSVVDYINKGVEGLVAETPKEDDPVFENTTNLVIGSNRVALNTIILKAKKIGLNPLLLTSMIEGEAKELGVFLIAIAEEVARTNKPVKKPALIICGGESTVTLKGEPGLGGRNQTVSLSALTRIKYSDNITICCIGTDGVDGNSKAAGAIADADTFRKALDKSLDPLSYLLNFDSNSFFSKVGGEIITGPTGTNVNDIYMVMVS; encoded by the coding sequence GTGAAAATAAAAAATAAAGATGAAATAATTGATAGCGCCTTAACTGAAAAACATAAAAAAGATAGGCGAGTTATCTTAGATATTGTTGAGGATGCTTTAACCTCAGTTCACCCGCGAAATCTCCTCGCAGATAAAATATTTGTTGAAAGAGAATATATTAAAATCGCTGGTGTTAAAATAGACAAAAATAAATTTAACACAGTTCATGTAGTAGGGGGTGGTAAAGGAAGCGGGTATCTTGCAGAAGCTTTAGAGGAAAAGCTGGGCGAGTACATAGATAATGGTGTTGTCGCTGTTTTATCAGGGACAGCTAAATATTTTAAAACAAGTAAGATTAAAATTATAGAAGCCTCTCATCCTATCCCTGATGAACGGTGTATTCAAGCCGCTGAAAGTATTCTTAGAATAGTTAAAGAGGCTGATGAAAAAGACTTAATTATTTGCTTACTAACCGGCGGCGCATCCGCTCTATTAACATATCCTGTTAGAGAAGTGTCTTTAAAAGATATTCAACAAACTCATAGGGTACTATTATCCTCAGGAGCTAATATTGTTGAAATGAATGCTATAAAAAAACATTTATCGAATTTGGCTGGTGGGAGATTAGCACAACACGCGTATCCTAGAAAACTAATAAGTTTAATTATATCAGATGTTGTAGGTGATAGAGTCGACACGATAAGCGCTGGGCCAACAGCGCCTGATCAAACAACATTCAAAGACTGCTTACATATACTCGAAAAATACAGTATTAAAGATAAGCTACCCACCTCAGTAGTAGATTATATAAATAAAGGGGTTGAAGGCTTAGTTGCTGAAACACCTAAAGAAGACGACCCTGTATTTGAAAACACTACAAATTTAGTCATAGGTAGTAATAGAGTTGCTTTAAACACTATAATCTTAAAAGCTAAAAAAATAGGGTTAAACCCTCTGCTATTAACATCGATGATTGAAGGTGAAGCTAAAGAGCTGGGTGTATTCCTAATAGCGATCGCTGAAGAGGTTGCAAGAACAAATAAACCTGTGAAAAAACCTGCTTTAATAATATGCGGCGGTGAAAGCACTGTAACTTTAAAAGGCGAACCAGGGCTAGGGGGGCGAAATCAAACTGTTAGTTTAAGCGCTCTTACACGAATCAAATACTCGGATAATATAACTATTTGCTGTATCGGAACAGACGGCGTTGACGGCAACAGTAAAGCTGCAGGCGCTATCGCAGATGCGGATACTTTTAGAAAAGCATTAGATAAAAGTTTAGACCCGTTAAGTTATCTTTTAAACTTTGACTCTAATAGTTTTTTCTCAAAGGTTGGAGGGGAGATAATCACCGGGCCGACTGGAACTAATGTAAACGACATATACATGGTTATGGTTTCATAA